The following coding sequences are from one Homalodisca vitripennis isolate AUS2020 chromosome 7, UT_GWSS_2.1, whole genome shotgun sequence window:
- the LOC124366783 gene encoding uncharacterized protein LOC124366783 → MNEIVSFRNEVKKTNADFKDSMEKYADWIVENGRKIDDAVKSITELSKDIDFIRQENVNLKKIVSDLTFKMDILEQASRENTVEIQGIPFVEKENVMEMVEKVSMAISFPFDQNMVDKCYRIRTRFGASENPGSIVVRFVRNIDMQMFIQKRRDKRNLNTRDIGFLLGNSSVIYINHSLTPAKRRLLRAARLCRSEKQYTFVWVSGGRIFLRKNQGDPAIEVKREEDLEKLK, encoded by the coding sequence ATGAATGAGATAGTTTCATTCAGAAACGAGGTCAAAAAGACAAACGCTGATTTTAAGGATTCCATGGAAAAATATGCGGATTGGATTGTTGAAAATGGTCGAAAAATTGATGATGCGGTTAAATCAATTACTGAATTATCTAAGGACATTGACTTCATAAGACAGGAAAATGTAAATCTCAAGAAAATTGTATCggatttgacttttaaaatggaCATTCTTGAACAGGCTTCAAGGGAAAATACCGTTGAAATTCAGGGTATACCATTTGTGGAGAAAGAAAATGTGATGGAAATGGTTGAAAAGGTGTCTATGGCTATCAGTTTCCCCTTTGATCAAAATATGGTTGACAAATGTTATCGAATAAGAACGAGATTTGGAGCATCTGAAAACCCAGGGAGTATAGTAGTTCGCTTTGTGCGAAATATTGAtatgcaaatgtttatacaaaaaagaagagATAAGAGGAACTTGAACACCAGGGACATAGGCTTTCTACTGGGAAATTCTTCTGTGATTTATATCAACCACAGTCTGACGCCGGCTAAGAGGAGGTTGCTGCGAGCTGCGCGGCTGTGTCGCAGTGAGAAACAGTACACTTTCGTATGGGTCAGCGGAGGACGCATCTTCCTACGTAAAAATCAAGGAGATCCGGCAATTGAGGTGAAGCGAGAAGAGGACCTTGAAAAGTTGAAATGA
- the LOC124366782 gene encoding uncharacterized protein LOC124366782 has translation MNEIVSFRNEVKKTNADFKDSMEKYADWIVENGRKIDDAVKSITELSKDIDFIRQENVNLKKIVSDLTFKMDILEQASRENTVEIQGIPFVEKENVMEMVEKVSMAISFPFDQNMVDKCYRIRTRFGASENPGSIVVRFVRNIDMQMFIQKRRDKRKLNTRDIGFLLGNSSVIYINHSLTPAKRRLLRAARLCRSEKQYTFVWVSGGRIFLRKNQGDPAIEVKREEDLEKLK, from the coding sequence ATGAATGAGATAGTTTCATTCAGAAACGAGGTCAAAAAGACAAACGCTGATTTTAAGGATTCCATGGAAAAATATGCGGATTGGATTGTTGAAAATGGTCGAAAAATTGATGATGCGGTTAAATCAATTACTGAATTATCTAAGGACATTGACTTCATAAGACAGGAAAATGTAAATCTCAAGAAAATTGTATCggatttgacttttaaaatggaCATTCTTGAACAGGCTTCAAGGGAAAATACCGTTGAAATTCAGGGTATACCATTTGTGGAGAAAGAAAATGTGATGGAAATGGTTGAAAAGGTGTCTATGGCTATCAGTTTCCCCTTTGATCAAAATATGGTTGACAAATGTTATCGAATAAGAACGAGATTTGGAGCATCTGAAAACCCAGGGAGTATAGTAGTTCGCTTTGTGCGAAATATTGAtatgcaaatgtttatacaaaaaagaagagATAAGAGGAAATTGAACACCAGGGACATTGGCTTTCTACTGGGAAATTCTTCTGTGATTTATATCAACCACAGTCTGACGCCGGCTAAGAGGAGGTTGCTGCGAGCTGCGCGGCTGTGTCGCAGTGAGAAACAGTACACTTTCGTATGGGTCAGCGGAGGACGCATCTTCCTACGTAAAAATCAAGGAGATCCGGCAATTGAGGTGAAGCGAGAAGAGGACCTTGAAAAGTTGAAATGA